In one Agrobacterium tumefaciens genomic region, the following are encoded:
- a CDS encoding tetratricopeptide repeat protein, with amino-acid sequence MANENDTFIREVNEQIRSEQLSRFWGRYGIVVVGAAILVVVGAAGAGIYEYWNTSRASNSGDQFLAALKLASENKTDDALKAFADLETSGHGNYPVLAKFRSATLLSQKGDAAGAIAAFTAIGNDTSAPQVFRDTAKVRAAWLLVDNGTYDQVVALAEPLSAEGQTMRASAREALGLAAYKAGDFVKAKQWFEQIVGDAQAPRNVTNRAQIMLDNITASGKAA; translated from the coding sequence ATGGCAAACGAAAATGATACCTTTATCCGCGAAGTGAACGAGCAGATCCGTTCCGAGCAGCTGTCGCGCTTCTGGGGCCGTTACGGTATCGTGGTCGTTGGCGCCGCCATTCTCGTGGTTGTCGGCGCTGCCGGTGCCGGCATCTACGAATACTGGAACACCAGCCGCGCTTCGAATTCCGGGGACCAGTTCCTTGCGGCGCTGAAGCTTGCTTCCGAAAACAAGACGGACGATGCGCTGAAGGCCTTTGCCGATCTGGAAACCTCCGGTCACGGCAATTATCCGGTTCTGGCGAAGTTCCGTTCCGCCACGCTGCTGTCGCAGAAGGGCGATGCGGCCGGCGCCATCGCCGCCTTCACCGCCATCGGCAACGACACATCCGCACCGCAGGTCTTCCGCGATACCGCCAAGGTACGCGCGGCGTGGCTGCTGGTGGATAACGGCACCTATGACCAGGTCGTCGCACTGGCCGAGCCGCTCAGCGCCGAGGGCCAGACCATGCGGGCGTCTGCCCGTGAGGCGCTGGGTCTTGCGGCATACAAGGCCGGCGATTTCGTCAAGGCCAAACAATGGTTCGAGCAGATCGTCGGCGACGCGCAGGCGCCGCGCAACGT
- a CDS encoding NnrU family protein: MIFLALCLALFLLTHLLKVVAPQFRTRMIAAMGEGPFKGVYSLVSLITLGLVIYAFGEARQETGMLWYPPVWMSHIAVTLMLPAMICLIASLIPAGHIATKTKHPLILSVKIWALAHLLANGETSSILLFVSFLAWGVVMRISLKRRERAGEKVVRDFVSGRYDLVAIVGGIVLWGAFILKLHEWLIGVQPIAM, from the coding sequence ATGATTTTTCTCGCACTCTGTCTTGCCTTGTTTTTGCTGACGCATCTTTTGAAGGTGGTTGCACCGCAGTTTCGCACGCGGATGATCGCGGCGATGGGAGAGGGGCCTTTCAAGGGCGTCTATTCGCTTGTCAGCCTCATCACGCTCGGCCTGGTCATCTATGCCTTCGGTGAAGCGCGGCAGGAAACCGGAATGTTGTGGTATCCGCCGGTCTGGATGAGCCACATTGCCGTGACCCTGATGCTGCCGGCGATGATCTGTCTTATCGCCAGCCTCATACCGGCTGGCCACATCGCGACGAAGACGAAACATCCGCTCATCCTTTCGGTCAAGATCTGGGCGCTCGCGCATCTTCTGGCCAATGGCGAGACGTCTTCGATCCTTCTTTTCGTATCGTTCCTTGCCTGGGGCGTGGTGATGCGGATTTCACTGAAGCGCCGGGAACGAGCGGGCGAAAAAGTGGTCCGGGACTTCGTTTCAGGCCGCTACGATCTGGTGGCCATTGTCGGCGGCATCGTTCTGTGGGGTGCATTCATCCTGAAACTGCACGAATGGTTGATCGGCGTTCAGCCCATCGCCATGTAG
- a CDS encoding polysaccharide deacetylase family protein → MFRSLAAFSLSLLAALPAFAEEAEKPKQLVIVSFDGAGDNTLWERSRATGKQVGAHFTYFLACTLVMDRKTSAKTYQGPGQKAGRSNVGFGQSPEEVEARLRNIWAAYREGHEIGNHTCGHFDGGQWTAEQWDGEFTTFTSTLENAWQMIGKKGEEPEGWRNMVKKINGFRAPYLSQGPALTAAQKKHGFIYDATSITKGPEWPVEREGIEHFGLPLIPEGPENRPIIAMDYNLFIRHSIGVETPDRSKEFEERAYTAFRKAFDRQYNGERIPLQMGFHFVKMNGGAYWNAYERLLREVCGRQDVACVSYAEAMPMIEARKKQKTEG, encoded by the coding sequence ATGTTTCGCTCACTTGCCGCTTTTTCCCTGTCGCTTCTCGCCGCCCTTCCCGCTTTTGCCGAAGAGGCTGAGAAGCCGAAGCAGCTCGTCATCGTCTCCTTCGACGGTGCGGGCGACAATACGCTGTGGGAAAGAAGCCGTGCGACGGGCAAGCAAGTCGGCGCGCATTTCACCTATTTCCTTGCCTGCACGCTGGTGATGGACAGGAAGACCAGCGCCAAGACCTATCAGGGGCCCGGCCAGAAGGCGGGTCGTTCCAATGTCGGTTTCGGCCAGTCACCCGAAGAGGTGGAGGCAAGGCTGAGGAACATCTGGGCGGCCTATCGCGAAGGTCACGAGATCGGCAACCACACCTGCGGCCATTTCGATGGCGGGCAATGGACCGCCGAACAATGGGACGGCGAATTCACCACCTTCACCAGCACGCTGGAAAACGCCTGGCAGATGATCGGCAAAAAGGGCGAGGAACCCGAAGGCTGGCGCAACATGGTGAAAAAGATCAACGGTTTTCGCGCGCCCTATCTATCACAGGGGCCGGCGCTGACCGCCGCGCAGAAAAAGCACGGCTTCATTTATGACGCCACCAGCATCACCAAGGGGCCGGAATGGCCGGTGGAGCGCGAGGGCATCGAGCATTTCGGCCTGCCGCTCATTCCCGAAGGTCCGGAAAACCGCCCGATCATCGCCATGGACTACAATCTCTTCATCCGCCACTCCATCGGCGTCGAAACGCCCGATCGTTCGAAGGAATTCGAGGAACGCGCCTATACGGCCTTCCGCAAAGCTTTTGACAGGCAATATAATGGCGAACGCATTCCGTTGCAGATGGGCTTTCACTTCGTGAAGATGAATGGCGGCGCCTATTGGAACGCCTATGAGCGGCTGCTGCGCGAAGTCTGCGGCAGGCAGGATGTCGCCTGTGTGAGCTATGCTGAGGCGATGCCGATGATCGAGGCGCGGAAGAAACAAAAGACTGAGGGGTAA
- the sbmA gene encoding peptide antibiotic transporter SbmA, which produces MFHSFFPKPKIFFTSAIIWAFFAILGWYFIVEGLGRSWGYVMPEQEPYDLSYFLVPANLFFYGYLALCLAAFGGVWTVIAKDHPWKFWSIWGSLLIIAVTYFGVQISVVINNFRRPFGDLLQNALSKQPGIEVWDFYSLQIVFAKIAFLSMAVSILTDFFTSHYIFRWRTAMNDFYMSKWEKLRHIEGASQRVQEDTMRFSSTLEGLGITLINSVMTLVVFLPILFALSSYVSELPILGEVPHALFWLAIVWSVFGTVLLATVGIKLPGLNFRNQRVEAAYRKELVYGEDHADRAQPPTVKELYSNVRKNYFRMYWHYLYFNVARYFYIQADAVFLLLMLVPTIVAGKITYGIYQQIATAFGQVSNSFQYLVNSWTTIIELLSIHKRLVAFEAAIDDKPLPDIDERYLQREAEAGELAANKP; this is translated from the coding sequence GTGTTTCATTCCTTTTTTCCCAAACCGAAAATCTTCTTCACGTCGGCCATTATCTGGGCTTTTTTCGCCATTCTTGGATGGTATTTCATCGTTGAAGGGTTAGGTCGGTCTTGGGGCTATGTAATGCCTGAACAGGAACCCTACGATCTCAGCTACTTCCTGGTCCCGGCTAACCTGTTCTTCTACGGCTATCTGGCATTGTGTCTGGCGGCGTTCGGCGGTGTATGGACCGTTATCGCCAAGGATCATCCCTGGAAATTCTGGTCCATCTGGGGATCGCTGCTGATTATCGCGGTGACCTATTTCGGCGTTCAGATTTCCGTCGTCATCAACAATTTCCGGCGGCCTTTCGGCGACCTTTTGCAAAATGCCCTGTCGAAACAGCCGGGTATCGAGGTCTGGGATTTTTACAGCCTACAGATCGTCTTCGCCAAGATCGCCTTCCTCAGCATGGCTGTTTCGATCCTGACGGATTTCTTCACCAGCCATTATATCTTCCGCTGGCGCACCGCGATGAACGACTTCTACATGTCCAAATGGGAAAAGCTGCGCCATATCGAAGGTGCCTCCCAGCGTGTTCAGGAAGATACGATGCGGTTCTCCTCAACGCTTGAGGGGTTGGGCATTACGCTTATCAACTCGGTGATGACGCTCGTCGTCTTCCTGCCGATCCTGTTTGCGCTGTCGTCCTATGTCTCGGAATTGCCGATCCTCGGTGAAGTGCCGCATGCGCTGTTCTGGCTGGCGATTGTCTGGTCGGTATTTGGTACGGTGCTTCTGGCGACAGTCGGCATCAAGCTGCCCGGCCTGAACTTCCGCAACCAGCGTGTGGAAGCCGCCTATCGCAAGGAACTGGTCTATGGCGAGGACCACGCCGACCGCGCCCAGCCGCCGACAGTCAAGGAACTCTACTCCAATGTGCGGAAAAACTATTTCCGCATGTACTGGCACTATCTCTATTTCAACGTCGCACGGTATTTCTACATTCAGGCCGATGCGGTGTTCCTGCTTCTGATGCTCGTTCCGACCATCGTGGCGGGCAAGATCACCTATGGTATTTACCAGCAGATCGCCACGGCCTTCGGTCAGGTCAGCAATTCGTTCCAGTATCTGGTCAATTCATGGACCACGATCATCGAGCTGCTGTCCATCCACAAACGTCTTGTGGCCTTCGAGGCCGCAATCGACGACAAGCCCCTGCCGGATATTGACGAGCGCTATCTTCAGCGCGAAGCGGAAGCCGGAGAACTGGCGGCCAACAAGCCCTGA
- a CDS encoding MFS transporter — MSIDKPLSAKHLTALGFSGALMMASAMGFGRFSFTPILPGMMADVPLSAGDAGIVAAGNFAGYLAGAVLAAYSWGSGRERLVALCGLFSTGALLLAMAAFNSVAAFTVIRFLAGVASALTMIFTSQIVIGHAVKAGRDSVQALHYGGVGAGIAISSLAVYLIGVVFDGGGSSWREEWIAGAVFSFITFILVWRVLPAGPPRHASSVAEPPLHWTRPLFLTTLAYGLFGFGYVITATFIVAIARMAAAGAFVEFLAWFITGCAAAISLFLWKPVLKSQGLKRAFVIVLAVEAVGVFASVMLPPVPGVLAGGLLLGLTFMVITAYGLQLGREFAGPSPRRAFALMTAAFGTGQIVGPLAAGWIAEVTGSFTAPSILASAVLVVSILLMLPVLATEQRR; from the coding sequence ATGAGCATCGACAAGCCACTTTCCGCCAAACATCTGACTGCACTTGGATTTTCCGGGGCGCTGATGATGGCCTCCGCCATGGGTTTCGGCCGCTTTTCCTTCACCCCCATTCTACCCGGCATGATGGCGGATGTTCCGCTTTCGGCGGGGGATGCGGGGATCGTGGCGGCCGGGAATTTCGCCGGTTATCTGGCGGGGGCGGTTCTGGCGGCCTATTCGTGGGGTTCGGGGCGGGAACGGCTGGTGGCGCTTTGCGGCCTGTTTTCCACCGGGGCATTGTTGCTTGCCATGGCGGCTTTCAACTCCGTCGCGGCCTTCACCGTCATCCGGTTTCTGGCCGGTGTCGCCAGCGCGCTGACCATGATCTTCACCTCGCAGATCGTTATCGGCCATGCCGTCAAGGCGGGCAGGGACAGCGTTCAGGCGCTGCATTATGGCGGCGTCGGTGCGGGCATCGCGATCTCCTCGCTTGCGGTCTATCTGATCGGCGTCGTTTTTGACGGCGGCGGTTCCTCATGGCGGGAGGAGTGGATTGCAGGCGCTGTCTTTTCCTTCATCACATTCATTCTCGTCTGGCGGGTGCTGCCCGCAGGCCCGCCGCGACATGCATCCTCGGTCGCGGAGCCGCCGCTCCACTGGACGCGGCCGCTCTTCCTGACGACGCTGGCCTATGGGCTTTTCGGCTTCGGTTACGTCATCACCGCGACCTTCATCGTGGCAATCGCCCGCATGGCCGCCGCCGGCGCTTTCGTGGAATTTCTGGCCTGGTTCATCACCGGCTGCGCCGCCGCCATTTCGCTTTTCCTCTGGAAACCGGTCTTGAAATCGCAGGGGCTGAAACGCGCCTTCGTCATCGTTCTTGCCGTCGAAGCCGTCGGCGTCTTCGCTTCCGTCATGCTGCCGCCGGTGCCGGGTGTTCTCGCCGGAGGCCTGCTTCTCGGGCTGACCTTCATGGTCATCACCGCTTATGGCCTGCAGCTCGGCCGGGAATTTGCCGGGCCGAGCCCGCGTCGTGCCTTTGCGCTGATGACGGCTGCCTTCGGCACGGGCCAGATCGTTGGGCCGCTTGCCGCCGGCTGGATTGCCGAGGTGACGGGAAGTTTTACCGCGCCCAGCATTCTCGCTTCGGCCGTGCTCGTCGTCAGCATTCTGCTGATGCTGCCAGTGCTTGCCACGGAGCAACGGCGTTAA
- the map gene encoding type I methionyl aminopeptidase, producing the protein MVISTEEELVLLKDIGRLCAVAIQTMADALEPGITTAELDAIGRKVLEDNGAQSAPEFCYKFPGATCISVNEEVAHGIPGPRIIKAGDLVNIDVSAVKNGFFGDTGSSFAVPPVKKDIERLCRDGKRAMWTGLQQVKTGRPFADIGNAIGAFAKKNRYTLITNLASHGIGRSLHEEPKELATWPDKDERRIMQEGMVFTVEPFLSTGAYWAEDGDDDPWTLYSDPSAPTVQYEHTVVATKNGPLVLTLAE; encoded by the coding sequence ATGGTCATTTCCACCGAAGAAGAACTGGTTCTGCTGAAGGACATCGGCCGTTTATGCGCCGTCGCGATTCAGACCATGGCGGACGCGCTGGAACCCGGCATCACCACGGCCGAGCTGGATGCCATCGGCCGCAAGGTGCTGGAGGATAACGGTGCGCAATCGGCGCCGGAATTCTGCTACAAGTTTCCCGGCGCGACCTGCATCAGCGTCAATGAGGAAGTGGCTCACGGCATTCCGGGTCCCCGCATTATCAAGGCGGGCGATCTCGTCAATATCGATGTCTCGGCGGTAAAGAACGGCTTTTTCGGCGATACGGGTTCATCTTTCGCCGTGCCGCCGGTGAAGAAGGACATCGAACGGCTGTGCCGCGATGGCAAGCGCGCCATGTGGACGGGCCTGCAGCAGGTGAAGACCGGCCGGCCTTTCGCCGATATCGGCAATGCCATCGGCGCTTTCGCCAAGAAGAACCGCTATACGCTGATCACCAATCTCGCCAGCCACGGCATCGGCCGCTCGCTGCACGAGGAGCCGAAGGAGCTGGCGACCTGGCCGGACAAGGACGAGCGGCGCATCATGCAGGAAGGCATGGTGTTCACCGTCGAGCCGTTTCTCTCGACGGGCGCCTATTGGGCCGAAGACGGCGATGACGATCCATGGACGCTCTATAGCGATCCGAGCGCGCCGACGGTGCAGTATGAGCACACCGTGGTTGCGACCAAGAACGGGCCGCTGGTGCTGACGCTGGCTGAGTGA
- a CDS encoding LLM class flavin-dependent oxidoreductase gives MELGLYTFADVNPNPADGRGPEGARRLKDLLEEIELADQVGLDVFGLGEHHRPDYVASSPSTVLAAAAVKTKNIRLTSAVSVLSSDDPVRVFQQFSTVDLLSNGRAEIMAGRGSFIESYPLFGYDLEDYDVLFAEKLDLLLALREQEIVTWSGTKHPAIHGRGVYPRPLQERLPVWIAVGGTPQSVARAGAMGLPVALAIIGGEYRRFAPLFDLYHEAARRAGQEKTKLRTSINVHGFIADTTDKAADQFYGPQAEVMNRIGRERGWGPTNRAHFDAARGPEGNLFLGEPELVAEKIIKAHGVFRNDRFLLQMAIGLMPHDQIMRGIELYGTKVAPIVRKELTGSADPVKATA, from the coding sequence ATGGAACTCGGTCTTTACACATTCGCCGATGTCAATCCCAATCCTGCCGATGGTCGTGGCCCGGAAGGCGCACGCCGGCTTAAGGATCTCCTGGAGGAAATCGAGCTTGCCGATCAGGTCGGGCTCGATGTTTTCGGGCTGGGCGAGCACCACCGCCCCGACTATGTCGCTTCCTCACCCTCCACCGTTCTCGCGGCGGCGGCGGTGAAGACGAAGAACATCCGCCTGACGAGCGCCGTTTCGGTGCTGAGTTCGGATGATCCGGTGCGGGTGTTCCAGCAGTTTTCGACCGTCGATCTTCTCTCGAACGGCCGCGCCGAGATCATGGCGGGGCGCGGGTCCTTCATCGAATCCTACCCGCTGTTCGGTTACGATCTCGAGGATTACGACGTGCTCTTCGCCGAAAAGCTCGATCTGCTTTTGGCGCTGCGGGAGCAGGAAATCGTCACCTGGTCCGGCACCAAGCATCCTGCCATTCACGGGCGCGGCGTTTATCCGCGGCCCTTGCAGGAGCGTCTGCCGGTGTGGATCGCGGTTGGCGGCACGCCGCAATCGGTGGCGCGGGCCGGCGCCATGGGTCTGCCGGTGGCGCTTGCCATCATCGGCGGTGAATATCGCCGCTTTGCACCGCTGTTCGATCTCTATCATGAGGCTGCGCGCCGCGCCGGGCAAGAAAAGACGAAGCTGCGCACCAGCATCAATGTGCACGGCTTCATTGCCGACACCACCGACAAGGCGGCGGACCAGTTTTACGGACCGCAGGCGGAGGTGATGAACCGCATTGGCCGCGAGCGTGGCTGGGGGCCGACGAACCGCGCGCATTTCGACGCCGCACGCGGGCCGGAGGGCAATCTCTTCCTCGGTGAGCCGGAGCTGGTGGCGGAAAAGATCATCAAGGCGCATGGCGTGTTCAGGAATGACCGCTTCCTGCTTCAGATGGCCATCGGCCTGATGCCGCACGATCAGATCATGCGCGGCATCGAGCTTTATGGTACGAAAGTCGCCCCTATCGTCAGAAAAGAATTGACGGGGAGCGCCGATCCGGTGAAAGCCACGGCCTGA
- a CDS encoding 3-hydroxybutyrate dehydrogenase has translation MHRTVIVTGSTSGIGLGIAQRFAREGANIVLNGFGDEDEIEKLRLLLEAESGGRVLYHPADMTKPDEIADLINSANEKLGSVDVLVNNAGIQHIAPIEEFPPEKWDWIIAINLTSSFHTMRAVIPLMKKAGKGRIINIASAHGLVASPFKSAYVAAKHGIMGLTKTAALELAQTGVTVNAICPGYVLTPLVEKQIPEMAKVRGISEEAVKNDVMLELQATKQFVTVDDVAAAALFLASDAASNITGTHISVDGGWTAQ, from the coding sequence ATGCATCGGACAGTTATCGTGACAGGCTCCACAAGCGGTATCGGCCTCGGCATCGCCCAGCGATTTGCGCGGGAGGGCGCCAATATCGTGCTGAACGGCTTTGGTGACGAGGACGAGATTGAGAAGCTTCGTCTTCTGCTGGAAGCAGAAAGCGGCGGGCGTGTGCTTTACCACCCGGCGGACATGACGAAACCGGACGAGATCGCCGACCTCATCAATTCCGCCAACGAAAAACTTGGTTCCGTGGATGTGCTCGTCAACAATGCCGGCATCCAGCATATCGCGCCCATCGAGGAATTTCCGCCGGAGAAATGGGACTGGATCATCGCCATCAATCTGACCAGTTCCTTCCATACCATGCGGGCTGTGATACCGCTGATGAAGAAGGCCGGAAAAGGCCGTATCATCAACATCGCATCCGCCCACGGTCTCGTCGCCTCGCCGTTCAAATCGGCCTATGTGGCGGCCAAGCACGGCATCATGGGCCTGACGAAGACGGCAGCGCTCGAGCTTGCGCAGACCGGGGTTACCGTCAACGCCATCTGTCCGGGTTATGTGCTCACACCGCTCGTCGAAAAGCAGATACCGGAAATGGCGAAAGTGCGCGGCATCAGCGAAGAGGCGGTGAAGAACGACGTGATGCTGGAACTGCAGGCGACCAAGCAGTTCGTCACCGTCGATGACGTCGCCGCCGCTGCACTGTTTCTGGCAAGCGATGCCGCAAGCAACATTACCGGCACCCATATTTCCGTTGATGGCGGCTGGACGGCGCAATAA
- the xdhA gene encoding xanthine dehydrogenase small subunit, whose product MNDAISFILNSETISLKDFGPTDTLLDYLRISKRLTGTKEGCAEGDCGACTVLVGRLLDGSLRYESVNACIRFLGSLHGTHIVTVEHLAARDGTLHPVQQAMVDFHGSQCGFCTPGFIMSLYGLWLSSENPGRADIEKALQGNLCRCTGYEPIVRAAEKIAAARPSALFDPLQRDRTDIMARLWAIRANETIIVTHGEDRTIIPATLAELTEIYAAEPKATIVAGSTDVGLWVTKQMRALNPVIFINNLGDLQTITVDEDGVTLGAGVTYSQAFKTIAEHFPPLARLFDRLGGEQVRNMGTIGGNIANGSPIGDTPPALIALGATLTLRSSSGSRTVPLESYFIDYGKQDRLSGEFVEKLFIPFQKAESHYAVYKISKRRDEDISALCGAFNLTLDADGAVEDIRIAFGGMAGTPKRAAHLEAALLGKPWRQETIDAARDLLDEDFTPLTDWRATAEYRQLTAKNLLTRFFLETSGQKQELSRFSLQEA is encoded by the coding sequence ATGAACGACGCGATCAGCTTCATCCTCAACAGCGAAACCATCTCGCTGAAGGATTTCGGACCGACAGACACGCTTCTCGATTATCTCCGCATCAGCAAGCGGTTGACCGGGACAAAGGAAGGCTGCGCCGAAGGCGATTGCGGCGCCTGCACGGTGCTGGTCGGGCGGCTGCTGGACGGCTCGCTGCGTTATGAAAGCGTCAATGCCTGCATCCGCTTTTTAGGTTCTCTGCACGGCACCCATATCGTGACGGTCGAGCATCTGGCCGCGCGCGATGGCACGCTTCACCCCGTGCAGCAGGCGATGGTGGATTTCCACGGCTCGCAATGCGGTTTCTGCACGCCGGGCTTCATCATGTCGCTTTACGGCCTGTGGCTTTCCAGTGAAAACCCCGGCCGCGCCGACATTGAAAAGGCGCTGCAAGGCAATCTCTGTCGATGCACGGGTTATGAGCCGATCGTGCGCGCCGCCGAAAAGATCGCCGCTGCGCGGCCGAGCGCCCTCTTCGACCCGCTGCAACGGGACCGCACCGATATCATGGCCAGGCTCTGGGCGATCCGCGCCAATGAGACGATCATCGTCACCCACGGCGAGGACCGCACCATCATTCCAGCGACACTGGCCGAACTGACCGAGATTTACGCTGCTGAACCAAAGGCGACCATCGTGGCTGGCTCCACCGATGTCGGCCTGTGGGTGACGAAGCAGATGCGGGCGCTGAACCCGGTGATCTTCATCAACAATCTCGGGGATTTGCAAACCATCACCGTGGATGAGGACGGCGTAACACTCGGCGCCGGCGTCACCTACAGCCAGGCCTTCAAGACCATTGCGGAACACTTCCCGCCGCTTGCCCGGCTGTTCGACCGCCTCGGCGGCGAGCAGGTGCGCAATATGGGAACCATCGGCGGCAATATTGCCAACGGTTCGCCCATCGGCGATACCCCGCCTGCGCTGATCGCACTTGGAGCAACGCTAACCTTGCGCTCCTCCTCCGGCAGCCGCACCGTGCCGCTGGAAAGCTACTTCATCGACTATGGCAAACAGGACCGGCTGAGCGGCGAATTCGTCGAAAAACTCTTCATCCCGTTCCAGAAAGCCGAAAGCCACTACGCGGTCTACAAAATCTCCAAGCGGCGCGACGAGGATATTTCCGCGCTCTGCGGCGCCTTCAACCTGACGCTCGATGCCGACGGCGCGGTCGAAGACATCCGCATCGCCTTTGGCGGCATGGCCGGCACGCCGAAACGCGCCGCGCATCTGGAGGCAGCCCTTCTCGGCAAACCATGGCGCCAAGAAACGATCGATGCGGCGCGCGATCTGCTGGACGAGGATTTCACCCCGCTGACCGACTGGCGTGCGACTGCCGAATATCGGCAACTGACGGCCAAGAACCTGCTGACGCGGTTTTTCCTCGAGACTTCGGGGCAAAAGCAGGAACTCAGCCGTTTCTCGCTTCAGGAGGCGTGA